DNA sequence from the Prolixibacter sp. SD074 genome:
TACAAACGAAGAAGATAATTTAACTATGAATAGTATGAAAGCTAAACTGACGATTGTAATCTTGATTTTTAGTCTCCCGTTGATTGCACAAAACCGGGCACCAGCAGGAAACAGGATAAAGACCCGGTGGGCTGCAACAGTCACCCCGGAAAATGTATGGAAAGAGTACCCGCGGCCCCAGTTCGAGCGTTCGGACTGGATGTCGCTGAACGGGTTGTGGAAGTATGCCATATTGAAGGATAACCAGGGCGAGCCGAAAAAATTCCAGGGGAATATCCTGGTTCCGTTTTGTGTTGAGTCTTCTCTTTCAGGTGTTGGCCGTTCCTTCTTACCCGGCGACCGGCTGTGGTACAAGCGTCGTTTCACGATTCCGGCGGGTTGGAAAGGAAAGAACGTTATCCTGAATTTCGAAGCGGTGGATTATTCCACCACGGTTTATGTCAATGGTCTTCTGGTTGGTTCGCACAAGGGTGGCTACGACCGTTTTTCATTTGATATAACAAAGTATTTAAGCAAAAAAGGCTCCAATGAATTAGTCGTAACCGTCACCGATCCGACCAATACCGGTTCTCAGCCCCGGGGTAAACAGCAACTTTCGCAGGAAGGGATCTGGTATACCCCGGTCAGCGGTATCTGGCAAACCGTTTGGCTCGAAGCTGTCTCGCATGAAGCGTATCTTCAGGAAGTAAAAACGACGCCGAATATCGATACTAAAACGGTTTCGGTCATTCCCATGCTGAATAAGCCGCTAAAACCGGAATACAGCGTTCAGGTTGCCATATCGCTAGGTGGGAAAGAAGTAGTAGCTAAACAGGAGGTGAAGGCAGACAGGGAAGCAGTTATTACTATTGAAAACCCCAAACTGTGGTCGCCTGACCAGCCGGTATTGTACCATATGGATTTGACGCTGACCAACCGTGCGGGTGAAGTGCTGGATCGCGTGAAAAGCTATTTCGGGATGCGGAAGATCAGCCTGGGCGATAAAGA
Encoded proteins:
- a CDS encoding glycoside hydrolase family 2 protein — encoded protein: MKAKLTIVILIFSLPLIAQNRAPAGNRIKTRWAATVTPENVWKEYPRPQFERSDWMSLNGLWKYAILKDNQGEPKKFQGNILVPFCVESSLSGVGRSFLPGDRLWYKRRFTIPAGWKGKNVILNFEAVDYSTTVYVNGLLVGSHKGGYDRFSFDITKYLSKKGSNELVVTVTDPTNTGSQPRGKQQLSQEGIWYTPVSGIWQTVWLEAVSHEAYLQEVKTTPNIDTKTVSVIPMLNKPLKPEYSVQVAISLGGKEVVAKQEVKADREAVITIENPKLWSPDQPVLYHMDLTLTNRAGEVLDRVKSYFGMRKISLGDKDGNKYLFLNNKPLFQYGPLDQGWWPDGLYTPPSDEAMKYDIEVTKEMGFNMIRKHIKVEPARWYYYCDKLGMLVWQDMPSGMVVMQEEGKERPVHVQHVSPRGRDLQVRTAHAEDYEHELRRMIDLHYNSPSIVVWVPFNEGWGQYATCRIASMVRKIDPTRLVDAVTGWALRPCGDMYDIHTYQKEVHVPPVSIDRASVIGEFGGIGYPVKGHLWNPDTGNWGYQTYHSADDLLKNYIAKFNQIVEMEKTKGLSAAVYTQTTDVEGEVNGLMTYDRKVIKIPVDTLKKIHSVLFEKKE